The segment AATACCTTCTCGATTCGCTCAAGCGCCCAATCAAGCTCTTCTTTTGTAATGATAAGCGGCGGCGCGAAACGAATGACTGTTTCATGCGTCTCCTTGCAAAGCAGCCCTTGTTCTTTCAGCGCTTCGCAATACGGACGCGCCGGCACATGCAGCTCGACGCCGATAAACAAGCCGCGACCGCGGATTTCTTTAATGTCCTTGTTTTCGATTTGCTTTAACTTTGCCAAAAAATATTCGCCAAGCTCAAGCGACCGCTCCGCCAGCCGCTCTTCTTCGATCACCTCAAGCGCGGCGATCGACACCGCGCAAGCGAGCGGATTGCCGCCGAACGTCGACCCGTGCGAGCCCGGTTCAAACACCGACAAAATGTCGCGGTTGGCGACGACGCACGAAATCGGGAACACCCCGCCGCCCAATGCTTTCCCTAAAATATACATATCAGGCACAACATTTTCCCAGTCGCAAGCAAACAACTTCCCCGTCCGTCCTAGCCCGGTTTGGATTTCATCGGCGATGAACAACACGTTGTGTTCTTTGCACACGTCATAGGCCGCTTTTAAAAAGCCTTGCGGCGGGATGCGGATGCCGGCTTCCCCTTGGATTGGTTCGACAAGAAACGCCGCCGTATTCGGTGTCATCGCTGCCTTGAGCGCTTCGATATCCCCGTACGGGATGATTTTCACCCCGGGCAAAAGCGGACCAAAACCGCGTTTATAAGCCGGTTCGGACGACAACGACACCGCGGCGAGCGTCCGGCCATGGAAATTGCCTTCACAAACGATGATTTCCGCCTGATTGTCAGGGACGCCTTTCACGTCATACGCCCAGCGGCGCGCCGCCTTGAGCGCCGTTTCTACCGCCTCGGCGCCGGTGTTCATCGGCAGCACCATCTCTTTTTTCGTCAGCCGGCACACTTTTTCGTACCATGGGCCGAGCTGGTCGTTATGGAAGGCGCGCGATGTGAGCGTGACGCGGTCAGCTTGCCGCTTCAACGCCTCCACAATTTTCGGATGACGATGTCCTTGGTTGACGGCCGAATAGGCGCTTAACATGTCCATATAGCGGTTGCCTTCCGGGTCTTTCACCCATACCCCTTCCGCTTCGGAAATGACAATCGGCAATGGATGATAATTTCGCGCTCCGTATCGCTCCGTCTGTTCAATGAGCTGTTCGGACTTCGTAGCCATCATCAACCGCTCCTTTCCTTATCTGCGTTTCTTCGCGGTGAACTACCCCCACTTAATTTTCTAGCGAAAATTTGAAGTGGGGGCTTCCAAAGAAGTTTGACTGCTTCAAGCAATCCTTATTCTTTGAGGCGTGTCCACTTCGCCGCTAGAGCATAAGACACTCAGGTCTACAGCTTTACTTTTCTTTAAGATGTTTAATGCGCCATTGACATCAGCATTAATTAGTTTGCCAGACTTTGTTCGATACAAGCCGCGCTTAATACGTTTGCCGCTGAACTTATATTCTTTTGGATTGTCGGCATTATATTCAGGAATCTCATCGCCGTCAAAAAAGCTGGCTTGAGACGTATAGGATTCTTCCTGTTTCAAGAATTCAATGCCGTAAAATTCACAAAGATATTCTAGTTTTTCTTTTATGTTACCGAGAGGAATATTGACAAAGTTTTGATTTGTCTTTTTTCCTAGATTCATATTGCGTTGCCATGTTTCCGCATAGCCAATGACAAGTTTGCCAATTTGATTTTCAATACAGTAGTTAATGATGTAACGGCAAGTCTTGTTGATATAATCATTCACTTTATTATTGCGATTCATAGCAAGCAAAGCCTGTTTACGAGTGGTGCCTTTGATTTTTTGCTTATCTTTTATGCTTTGAAGTCTGGCATTTTCTTTGTTAAACCATTGATTTATACTTTTTAATCTCCGCCCATCAATGATGAATGATCTGCCGTCTGATGTGACACAAGTGGCAAGATTGTTTAATCCTAAATCAATTGCCAGTGCTTTTTGGTCGTTTAATTCTCTTTGATCTTCAGGCATTTCATATTTGTACTGAATCTCAAAGAACCTGGCATGATGCTTAGGAATGATTTCAATCTGCTTAATCTTTTTGTCCAGTAACACAGGCGGAATCGTTATCGTGATAGGCTTGTGAGTCTTTTTAAATAGGCGAGAATACGGTATCGTGAATTTGTTGCCGTCTATACGAATCTGGCCAATGATCAGTGAATGAAAGCCATCTTTTTTAAGATATTTTGGAATACTGATAGCCTTGTGGTCATATTTTCCTTGTTTGGCAAGACTGATCAAACCAAAGAAAGATTTAAAGGCTTCATTGACCTTTTTTAAAATTTGCTGTGCCATGTTGCTGTTTAACAGCTTATAGTTTTCGTTAGTTTTGGCAAGATGATAATTTTTCTCATAATTAAGAAATTCCTTGTGTTCAAAATAGTATTGTCTGACATTGTACAATCCGACGTTGTACATGTTCTTGGCAATATGGCACAGTTCTCGAAGAGTCAAGTATTCTTCTTTGGTCAAACCATTTAGCTGTTGTTTGATACAAAAATACATTTTTTCACCTCCCATCTAACTATATTATACTATATTTTACTGAATCTATCCTATTTTCAGCAAAATATAGTTAAGGCGATTCATCTCCCACTTACTCCGCTTCGCTTCGTTGAAGTGGGAGTCTTCTCGCCTAATTAAGATAAAAGGGCGGACGCCGCCGCCCTTTTTTGGTTTAAAACATTTCCGATACGGTTTTCGCTTGCATATGGAGGATCAAATAGTCCGGGCCGCCCGCTTTCGAGTCAGTGCCTGACATGTTGAAGCCGCCAAACGGCTGATACCCGACGATCGCCCCTGTGCAGCCGCGGTTGAAGTACAAGTTGCCGACATGGAACTCGTGCCGCGCTTTTTCAAGATTCGCCCGATTGCGCGAGATGACGGCGCCTGTCAATCCGTATTCCGTGTTGTTCGCAATCTCAAGCGCATGGTCAAAGTCGCGCGCTTTCGCAAACGCCACGACCGGGCCGAAAATTTCCTCCTGCATGATGCGCGCGTTCGGGTCGACATCCGCAAACACGGTCGGCTGGATGAAGAACCCTTTCGAGTCGTCTCCTTCCCCGCCGGTCATGAGACGGCCTTCCTCCTTGCCGATTTCGATATACTCCATAATTTTGTTGTACGCCCCTTGGTCGATGACAGGCCCCATAAACGTCGCTTGCTCCGCCGGATCGCCGACGTTGAGCTGCTTCGTCAGCTCGACAACGCGATTCAACACTTGGTCATACACATCTTCGACGATAATGGCGCGCGAGCACGCCGAGCATTTTTGCCCAGAGTAGCCAAACGCCGACGCCACGATCGATTGCGCCGCCAGTTCGAGGTCCGCTTCTTTATCGACAATGATGCCGTCTTTGCCGCCCATTTCCGCGATGACGCGCTTTAGCCAAATTTGCCCCGGATGCACTTTCGCCGCCCGCTCATAAATGCGGATGCCGACATCCCGCGATCCGGTGAAGCTGATAAATCGTGTGCGCGGATGGTCGACGAGATAATCCCCGACTTCGGCTCCGCTGCCCGGAATATAGTTCAACACACCAGCCGGAAGCCCCGCTTCTTCCAACACTTCCACAAATTTATACGCCACGACCGGCGTTGCGCTCGCCGGTTTCAGCAG is part of the [Flavobacterium] thermophilum genome and harbors:
- the rocD gene encoding Ornithine aminotransferase; translation: MMATKSEQLIEQTERYGARNYHPLPIVISEAEGVWVKDPEGNRYMDMLSAYSAVNQGHRHPKIVEALKRQADRVTLTSRAFHNDQLGPWYEKVCRLTKKEMVLPMNTGAEAVETALKAARRWAYDVKGVPDNQAEIIVCEGNFHGRTLAAVSLSSEPAYKRGFGPLLPGVKIIPYGDIEALKAAMTPNTAAFLVEPIQGEAGIRIPPQGFLKAAYDVCKEHNVLFIADEIQTGLGRTGKLFACDWENVVPDMYILGKALGGGVFPISCVVANRDILSVFEPGSHGSTFGGNPLACAVSIAALEVIEEERLAERSLELGEYFLAKLKQIENKDIKEIRGRGLFIGVELHVPARPYCEALKEQGLLCKETHETVIRFAPPLIITKEELDWALERIEKVLSQPAASQKQ
- a CDS encoding transposase, IS605 OrfB family — translated: MYFCIKQQLNGLTKEEYLTLRELCHIAKNMYNVGLYNVRQYYFEHKEFLNYEKNYHLAKTNENYKLLNSNMAQQILKKVNEAFKSFFGLISLAKQGKYDHKAISIPKYLKKDGFHSLIIGQIRIDGNKFTIPYSRLFKKTHKPITITIPPVLLDKKIKQIEIIPKHHARFFEIQYKYEMPEDQRELNDQKALAIDLGLNNLATCVTSDGRSFIIDGRRLKSINQWFNKENARLQSIKDKQKIKGTTRKQALLAMNRNNKVNDYINKTCRYIINYCIENQIGKLVIGYAETWQRNMNLGKKTNQNFVNIPLGNIKEKLEYLCEFYGIEFLKQEESYTSQASFFDGDEIPEYNADNPKEYKFSGKRIKRGLYRTKSGKLINADVNGALNILKKSKAVDLSVLCSSGEVDTPQRIRIA
- the rocA1_5 gene encoding 1-pyrroline-5-carboxylate dehydrogenase 1; the encoded protein is MVQPYRHEPLTDFTVEANREAFLAALKKVESELGRDYPLVIGGERVMTEDKITSINPANKTEVVGRVAKANKELAERAMKTADEAFRTWSRTSPEARADILFRAAAIVRRRKHEFSAWLVKEAGKPWREADADTAEAIDFMEYYGRQMLKLKDGIPVESRPGETNRFFYIPLGVGVVISPWNFPFAIMAGTTVASLVTGNTVLLKPASATPVVAYKFVEVLEEAGLPAGVLNYIPGSGAEVGDYLVDHPRTRFISFTGSRDVGIRIYERAAKVHPGQIWLKRVIAEMGGKDGIIVDKEADLELAAQSIVASAFGYSGQKCSACSRAIIVEDVYDQVLNRVVELTKQLNVGDPAEQATFMGPVIDQGAYNKIMEYIEIGKEEGRLMTGGEGDDSKGFFIQPTVFADVDPNARIMQEEIFGPVVAFAKARDFDHALEIANNTEYGLTGAVISRNRANLEKARHEFHVGNLYFNRGCTGAIVGYQPFGGFNMSGTDSKAGGPDYLILHMQAKTVSEMF